The following coding sequences are from one Devosia neptuniae window:
- a CDS encoding ABC transporter ATP-binding protein, giving the protein MAENTENPPVLSVHDLKVEIDGRQIINGMNFEAQRGEILGLIGPSGSGKSVTMRAIVRLLPSTGDIRILGRNYAELDREERVATQKKWGILFQQGALFSSLSVLENIEFPMREHLHLSPALRSDIARLKLDLVGLPAKAAQLYPSELSGGMIKRAALARALALDPQILFLDEPTAGLDPIGAGKFDELIVTLRDTLDLTVLMVTHDLDSLATACDRIVALANGKLLLAGTMAEMRASTDPWLRDYFHGPRAHGLEG; this is encoded by the coding sequence ATGGCCGAGAACACCGAAAACCCACCCGTGCTCAGCGTGCATGATCTCAAGGTCGAGATCGATGGCCGCCAGATCATCAATGGCATGAATTTCGAGGCGCAGCGCGGGGAAATCCTGGGGCTGATCGGGCCATCCGGCTCGGGCAAATCCGTCACCATGCGCGCCATAGTACGGCTGCTGCCCAGCACGGGCGATATCCGGATCCTGGGCCGCAATTATGCCGAGCTCGACCGCGAGGAACGCGTCGCCACCCAGAAAAAATGGGGCATCCTGTTCCAGCAGGGCGCGCTGTTTTCCTCGTTGAGTGTGCTGGAAAACATCGAATTTCCGATGCGCGAGCACCTGCATTTGTCCCCGGCTCTGCGCAGCGACATCGCCCGGCTCAAGCTCGACCTGGTCGGACTGCCCGCCAAGGCGGCCCAGCTTTATCCCTCCGAATTGTCCGGCGGCATGATCAAGCGCGCTGCGCTGGCGCGGGCCCTGGCGCTCGATCCGCAAATTCTGTTTCTCGATGAACCCACTGCCGGGCTCGACCCTATTGGGGCGGGCAAGTTCGATGAACTTATTGTCACACTGCGTGATACGCTTGATTTGACAGTGCTTATGGTAACCCACGATCTGGACAGCCTGGCCACCGCCTGTGACCGTATCGTGGCATTGGCCAATGGCAAACTGCTGCTGGCGGGGACCATGGCAGAAATGCGGGCGAGCACGGATCCCTGGCTTCGCGATTATTTCCACGGGCCGCGCGCCCACGGCCTTGAAGGTTAG
- a CDS encoding ABC transporter ATP-binding protein, producing the protein MMTETLLADRPATTTPVDVLTIKDLKAYYINEHFGVRREVRAVDGIDLTVRRNEVYGIAGESSSGKTSLIKTLAGAIRPPMRVVEGSVKFDFGGKHIDVYGEPAKMQAARWQHLSYIMQGSMSVLNPVRRIKHAFNNFAYRHMGLDPSAFRHRVESHLDRLGLDASVLEAFPHQLSGGMRQRVTIALATVCEPEFIIADEPTTALDVLVQQDVLGLIKEVQGRLGSSVVFVTHDMSVHAAITDRLAIMYAGRLAEEGPTQALFDKPQHPYTAHLIASLPRIGDVSTRKSLAGKPPSLANPPSGCRFHPRCPIAIERCSKEVPQMLPSATGGRVACFRAGEISVQ; encoded by the coding sequence ATGATGACCGAAACCCTCCTTGCTGACCGCCCCGCCACAACCACTCCCGTCGACGTCCTCACCATCAAGGACCTCAAGGCCTATTACATCAACGAACATTTCGGCGTGCGCCGCGAGGTCCGCGCCGTCGATGGCATCGATCTCACCGTGCGCCGCAACGAGGTTTATGGCATTGCCGGGGAATCCTCCTCCGGCAAGACATCGCTGATCAAGACCCTGGCCGGCGCCATCCGCCCGCCCATGCGCGTGGTCGAAGGATCAGTCAAATTCGATTTCGGCGGCAAGCATATCGATGTCTATGGTGAGCCGGCCAAGATGCAGGCCGCGCGCTGGCAGCATCTGAGTTACATCATGCAGGGCTCGATGAGCGTGCTGAACCCGGTCCGCCGCATCAAGCACGCCTTCAACAATTTCGCCTATCGCCATATGGGGCTCGACCCCAGCGCCTTCCGCCACCGCGTCGAAAGCCACCTCGATCGGCTGGGGCTCGACGCCAGCGTGCTCGAAGCCTTCCCCCACCAGCTCTCCGGCGGCATGCGCCAGCGCGTCACCATTGCCCTCGCCACCGTCTGCGAACCCGAATTCATCATCGCCGACGAACCCACCACCGCGCTCGACGTGCTGGTGCAGCAAGACGTGCTCGGCCTGATCAAGGAAGTGCAGGGGCGGCTCGGATCATCGGTGGTCTTTGTCACCCACGACATGTCGGTCCACGCCGCCATCACCGATCGCCTCGCCATCATGTATGCGGGCCGGCTCGCGGAGGAGGGCCCCACCCAGGCCCTGTTCGACAAGCCGCAACACCCCTACACGGCGCACCTGATCGCCAGTCTGCCGCGCATCGGCGATGTCTCGACCCGCAAGAGCCTTGCCGGCAAGCCGCCAAGCCTTGCCAATCCACCATCGGGCTGCCGCTTCCATCCGCGCTGCCCCATCGCCATCGAGCGCTGCTCAAAAGAGGTGCCGCAAATGCTGCCCAGCGCCACTGGCGGCCGTGTCGCCTGTTTCCGGGCCGGGGAGATATCGGTGCAATGA
- a CDS encoding ABC transporter ATP-binding protein, with the protein MSQNLLELDHVTKRYGVGGLFSRQSITAVNDVSFSLASDTPEIFAIVGESGSGKSTMAKMILGNEVPDGGRLVFDGTDIGTIRTRAQREAFMTRVQPVFQNPFEAFNPLTHVDTYLYATARRFTGADTRAQQEIKADEALQRVGLSLAELKGRFSHELSGGQLQRVAVARALIPSPKLIVADEPVSMVDASLRMSIVNLFRSLRDELKVSIIYITHDLATAYYISDRVIIMQKGVVIESGGARAVLDNPTHPYSIALKNAVLPPDPKAAAAAIRQRRALVEGV; encoded by the coding sequence ATGAGCCAGAACCTGCTCGAACTCGATCACGTCACCAAGCGCTATGGCGTGGGCGGCCTGTTCTCCCGCCAGTCCATCACCGCCGTCAACGACGTCAGCTTCTCGTTGGCCAGCGACACGCCGGAAATCTTTGCCATTGTGGGGGAATCCGGCAGCGGCAAATCCACCATGGCCAAGATGATCCTGGGCAATGAAGTGCCCGATGGCGGGCGCCTCGTTTTCGACGGCACTGATATCGGCACCATCCGCACCCGCGCCCAGCGCGAGGCCTTCATGACGCGGGTGCAGCCGGTCTTCCAGAACCCCTTCGAGGCGTTCAACCCGCTCACCCATGTCGATACCTATCTCTACGCCACCGCCCGCCGTTTCACCGGCGCCGACACGCGAGCCCAACAAGAGATCAAAGCCGACGAAGCCCTGCAACGCGTCGGCCTGTCCCTCGCCGAACTCAAAGGCCGTTTCTCCCACGAACTCTCCGGCGGCCAACTCCAGCGCGTCGCCGTCGCCCGCGCGCTGATACCGTCCCCCAAGCTGATCGTCGCCGACGAGCCGGTCTCGATGGTCGACGCGAGCCTGCGCATGTCCATCGTCAACCTCTTCCGCAGCCTGCGCGACGAGCTCAAGGTCTCGATCATCTACATCACGCACGATCTGGCGACCGCCTATTACATCTCCGACCGCGTCATCATCATGCAAAAAGGCGTGGTCATCGAAAGCGGCGGCGCGAGGGCGGTGCTGGACAATCCCACCCATCCCTATTCCATAGCCCTCAAAAACGCCGTGCTACCGCCCGATCCCAAGGCGGCAGCAGCCGCGATCCGGCAGAGACGGGCATTGGTGGAGGGGGTGTAG
- a CDS encoding ABC transporter permease yields the protein MNGYLTYVAKRFGQFIFVVFTGVTLAFLIAHFSPVDPIEQTVSLLTNFGSTDPRTVEILRQSLRELYGTDGSLLDQYLTFWGRVIRGDFGPSLSAFPTPVMTIIGRALPWTVGLLTLATIISWVVGNTLGAIAGYFRNNRAMKVVGVLVMAMQPIPTYITGLTLVIVFGFLWPILPISGGAQLNLDPAMTWTYVQSVITHGTLPALTLVLVGMGGWFIAMRSLVSNIVTDDYVVYAELGGVPSRTIFSQYVARNAMLPQITGLALSLGNVFGGAVIVEFIFNYPGIGKLMVAGIYAGDYSLVLGVTTISIIAVAAAVFLIDILYPLIDPRVKLG from the coding sequence ATGAACGGCTATCTCACTTACGTCGCCAAGCGTTTCGGACAGTTCATCTTCGTCGTCTTTACCGGCGTCACCCTGGCCTTTCTGATCGCCCATTTCTCCCCGGTCGATCCGATCGAGCAGACCGTGTCGCTGCTGACCAATTTCGGCTCGACCGATCCGCGCACCGTGGAAATCCTGCGCCAATCGCTGCGCGAGCTGTACGGCACCGATGGCTCGCTGCTCGATCAATACCTGACCTTCTGGGGCCGGGTGATCCGCGGCGATTTCGGGCCCTCGCTCTCGGCCTTTCCCACCCCGGTAATGACCATTATCGGCCGCGCTCTGCCCTGGACGGTAGGCCTGCTGACGCTGGCCACCATCATCTCCTGGGTCGTCGGCAACACGCTTGGCGCCATTGCCGGCTATTTCCGCAATAACCGTGCCATGAAAGTGGTCGGCGTGCTGGTCATGGCCATGCAGCCCATCCCCACTTACATTACCGGCCTGACCCTGGTTATCGTCTTCGGCTTTCTCTGGCCTATCCTGCCCATCAGCGGCGGCGCCCAGCTCAATCTCGATCCGGCCATGACCTGGACCTATGTGCAGTCCGTCATCACCCATGGCACCTTGCCGGCGCTGACGCTGGTATTGGTCGGCATGGGCGGCTGGTTCATCGCCATGCGCTCGCTGGTCTCCAACATCGTGACCGATGATTATGTGGTCTATGCCGAATTGGGCGGCGTGCCTTCGCGCACCATCTTTTCCCAATATGTCGCCCGCAACGCCATGCTGCCTCAGATCACGGGCCTGGCGCTCAGCCTGGGCAATGTGTTCGGCGGCGCCGTCATCGTCGAATTCATCTTCAACTATCCCGGCATCGGCAAGCTGATGGTCGCGGGCATCTATGCCGGCGACTACAGCCTGGTGCTGGGGGTGACCACCATTTCCATCATCGCCGTGGCCGCCGCCGTGTTTCTCATCGACATTCTCTACCCCCTGATCGACCCCCGCGTGAAACTGGGATAG
- the uxuA gene encoding mannonate dehydratase — translation MLQSWRWFGPNDPVTLDQVRQAGASGIVTALHHIYDGRAWTPADIAERKGVIEAAGLVWSVCESIPVHTSIKLRRGPYRDFIDNWKVSLANLGRAGVPVVCYNFMPVVDWTRTDLRYAMPTTGLALRFDMVEFVAYDAFVLKRAGAEGDYAPELLAAARSKLAGMSESAIATLETNIIAGLPGGEDSYDREGIRRRIAEFDDVSANDMRANLVEFLREVVPVAEEEGVRLGIHPDDPPFSLFGLPRVVSTAEDMRSVLGAVDSVANGLSFCAGSLGSRADNNVVGMAREFAHRINFVHLRNVSVEPDRSFNEAEHLGGDVNMVDMIAILRAEERRRAASGRTDSVIPMRPDHGHLLADDIHKKTNPGYSLIGRLKGLAELRGIITAVDQLQG, via the coding sequence GTGCTGCAGTCTTGGCGGTGGTTTGGACCCAATGATCCGGTGACGCTCGATCAGGTGCGGCAGGCGGGGGCGAGTGGCATCGTCACGGCGCTGCATCACATTTACGATGGCCGCGCCTGGACCCCTGCCGATATTGCCGAACGCAAGGGCGTGATCGAAGCGGCAGGCCTGGTCTGGTCGGTTTGCGAATCGATCCCGGTGCATACCTCGATCAAGCTGCGCCGTGGCCCCTATCGCGACTTCATCGACAATTGGAAGGTGAGCCTGGCCAATCTGGGCCGCGCCGGGGTGCCGGTGGTCTGCTACAATTTCATGCCGGTGGTGGACTGGACCCGCACCGATCTGCGTTATGCCATGCCGACGACGGGGCTGGCGCTGCGGTTCGATATGGTGGAATTCGTCGCCTATGACGCCTTTGTGCTCAAGCGCGCCGGTGCAGAGGGCGATTATGCGCCTGAACTGCTCGCCGCAGCGCGGAGCAAGCTGGCCGGCATGAGCGAAAGCGCCATTGCGACGCTCGAAACCAATATCATTGCCGGCCTGCCGGGCGGCGAGGACAGCTATGACCGCGAGGGCATTCGCCGGCGGATTGCCGAATTCGACGATGTCAGCGCCAATGACATGCGCGCAAACCTGGTGGAATTCCTGCGCGAAGTCGTGCCGGTGGCGGAAGAAGAAGGCGTGCGTCTGGGCATTCATCCCGACGATCCGCCATTCTCGCTGTTCGGGCTGCCGCGGGTGGTGTCGACGGCTGAGGATATGCGCTCAGTTTTGGGCGCGGTGGATAGCGTTGCCAATGGCCTGTCATTCTGCGCCGGGTCGCTGGGCTCTCGCGCGGATAATAACGTGGTGGGCATGGCGCGCGAATTCGCCCACCGGATCAATTTCGTGCATCTGCGCAATGTCAGCGTTGAGCCGGATCGCTCGTTCAACGAGGCCGAGCATCTGGGCGGCGACGTCAATATGGTCGACATGATCGCCATTCTGCGCGCCGAAGAACGGCGGCGGGCGGCAAGCGGGCGGACCGACAGCGTCATTCCGATGCGGCCCGACCACGGGCACTTGCTGGCCGACGACATCCACAAGAAAACCAATCCCGGCTATTCGCTGATCGGCCGGCTCAAGGGACTGGCGGAACTGCGGGGGATTATTACGGCGGTGGATCAGTTGCAGGGGTGA
- a CDS encoding ABC-type transport auxiliary lipoprotein family protein, whose amino-acid sequence MSLARRSFMAGGASILALGLAGCFGVRAPITYDLGSVDGLNTRRRSSRVVVITLPKTVQTYDSQRIVVRDAGNVLSYVPDAQLSDTLPRLVQTRLLQTFEASNFPNIGRPDDQLRVDVTLATELRAFEIDVGKGGLATVTINAKLVDEQRGAIFASQVFTATRPGVVTPAVAAIAALDGALADVMSQILVWTARNA is encoded by the coding sequence ATGAGCCTGGCGCGTCGTTCATTCATGGCCGGTGGGGCCTCCATACTGGCCCTGGGCCTGGCCGGCTGCTTTGGCGTTCGCGCCCCGATCACCTATGATCTGGGCAGTGTCGACGGGCTGAACACCCGCCGCCGCAGCTCGCGCGTCGTGGTCATCACCCTGCCCAAGACGGTGCAGACCTATGATTCCCAGCGCATTGTGGTGCGCGATGCTGGCAATGTGCTCAGCTACGTGCCCGATGCGCAGCTCTCCGACACGTTGCCCCGGCTGGTGCAGACCCGCCTGCTGCAGACCTTCGAAGCCAGCAACTTCCCCAATATCGGCCGCCCCGACGATCAACTGCGCGTCGACGTGACCCTCGCCACCGAATTGCGCGCCTTCGAGATCGATGTCGGCAAGGGAGGGCTGGCCACCGTCACCATCAACGCCAAGCTGGTCGACGAGCAGCGTGGCGCCATTTTCGCCAGCCAGGTCTTCACCGCCACCCGTCCCGGCGTGGTCACCCCCGCCGTCGCCGCTATTGCCGCGCTCGATGGCGCCCTGGCCGATGTCATGAGCCAGATACTGGTCTGGACCGCCCGCAACGCTTGA
- a CDS encoding MlaD family protein yields the protein MENNANYALVGVLAAAVFAALFAFVYWFAAPTANVALKPYDIVFTGTVSGIARGTDVTFNGIRIGQVNTVQLDPEDSNRVVARIDVDATVPVRADTKVMTGFQGLTGGGSVQLSGGTAAAGDPPVGPGRTVPTLYAQVSDFQSIIDGLSSTVNGASTAVSRINSLLDANDDKINTTLANIESFSSALAANSEGVEQALASISEAGRQIGPMAEQIGALSTKVSALVDAVPPEDVAKVVADVTVFSDSLARNSDQIDKFFATTSVLSDNLTELTEGLHSAVAVIDQVAAEIDPTIVGRVMDNVDKFAATLGKNTDNVDTIVANVTSVTDQLTRSVEKVDSILAQVDSSVSSVEGQGLFNDLAQAAQSVRALADQLNASTTRIASGLNDFTSRGLSEYTALAVDARGTLQRLDRVVRNLENNPQGLIFGGETVRDYTKQ from the coding sequence ATGGAAAACAACGCAAATTATGCATTGGTCGGGGTATTGGCAGCGGCGGTTTTCGCCGCGCTCTTTGCCTTCGTCTACTGGTTCGCAGCCCCCACCGCCAATGTGGCGCTCAAGCCCTATGACATTGTCTTCACCGGCACCGTCAGCGGCATCGCCCGCGGCACCGACGTCACCTTCAACGGTATCCGCATCGGCCAGGTCAACACGGTCCAGCTCGATCCCGAGGATTCCAACCGCGTCGTTGCCCGTATCGATGTGGACGCCACAGTGCCCGTGCGCGCCGATACCAAGGTCATGACCGGCTTTCAGGGCCTGACCGGTGGCGGCTCCGTCCAGTTGAGCGGCGGCACGGCGGCGGCCGGCGATCCGCCAGTGGGGCCGGGCCGCACCGTACCCACGCTTTACGCCCAGGTGTCCGATTTCCAGTCGATCATCGATGGCCTGTCCTCGACGGTCAATGGCGCCTCCACCGCCGTCAGCCGCATCAATTCCCTGCTCGATGCCAATGACGACAAGATCAATACGACCCTCGCCAATATCGAGAGCTTCAGCTCGGCCCTCGCGGCCAATTCCGAGGGCGTCGAGCAGGCCCTGGCCAGCATTTCCGAAGCCGGCCGGCAGATCGGCCCCATGGCCGAGCAGATCGGCGCGCTGTCCACCAAGGTCAGCGCCCTGGTCGATGCCGTGCCGCCCGAGGATGTCGCCAAGGTGGTGGCCGATGTCACCGTCTTCTCCGATAGCCTGGCGCGCAATTCCGACCAGATCGACAAATTCTTCGCCACTACGTCGGTGCTGTCGGACAATCTGACCGAACTGACCGAGGGCCTGCATAGCGCCGTCGCGGTGATCGATCAGGTTGCCGCCGAAATCGACCCCACCATTGTCGGCCGCGTCATGGACAATGTGGACAAGTTCGCTGCCACGCTCGGCAAGAATACGGACAATGTCGACACCATCGTGGCCAATGTGACTTCGGTGACCGACCAGTTGACGCGCTCGGTCGAAAAGGTCGATTCCATCCTCGCCCAGGTCGATTCCTCGGTCTCGAGCGTGGAAGGGCAGGGCCTGTTCAACGATCTGGCCCAGGCCGCTCAATCCGTGCGTGCCCTGGCCGACCAGCTCAATGCCAGCACAACGCGCATCGCCTCGGGATTGAACGATTTCACCTCGCGCGGGTTGTCCGAGTATACAGCGCTTGCCGTGGATGCCCGCGGCACGCTGCAGCGGCTTGACCGGGTCGTGCGGAACCTTGAAAACAATCCGCAGGGACTCATCTTTGGGGGAGAAACAGTTCGTGACTATACCAAGCAATAA
- a CDS encoding N-formylglutamate amidohydrolase — MTESAVNLEQIQLSPPPTALWSLERGISPIVGTAIHNGHHIRAEALDRMALDDAGRLREEDPFTAYAILDVPNRIVVHRSRFEIDLNRARDASVYLKPEQSWDLQVWQEPPSPAIIARSLRIHDAYYAVLAQTLAGIEAEHGQFVLLDIHSYNHRRAGPNEPPTDPEQAPDINIGTFSMDRERWAHILDPFIATVGSLRFRGRFMDVRENVAFEGRGEQTRFVHEHFPQTGCAIAVEFKKFFMDEWTGEPDLEALDAMRAVIASAVPILETALRAER, encoded by the coding sequence ATGACTGAGTCAGCAGTCAATCTCGAGCAGATCCAACTCTCCCCGCCCCCCACTGCCCTGTGGTCGCTGGAGCGCGGCATCTCGCCCATTGTCGGCACAGCCATTCACAATGGCCACCATATCCGCGCCGAAGCGCTCGATCGCATGGCGCTCGATGATGCCGGTCGCCTGCGCGAGGAGGACCCATTCACCGCCTATGCCATTCTCGACGTGCCCAACCGCATCGTCGTCCACCGCTCCCGCTTTGAAATCGACCTCAACCGCGCCCGCGACGCTTCGGTCTATCTCAAGCCCGAGCAATCCTGGGACCTGCAGGTGTGGCAGGAGCCGCCATCGCCTGCCATCATCGCGCGGTCGCTGCGCATCCATGACGCCTATTATGCCGTGCTGGCGCAGACCCTGGCCGGTATCGAGGCCGAGCATGGCCAATTCGTGCTGCTCGATATTCATAGCTACAATCATCGCCGCGCTGGTCCCAACGAGCCGCCGACCGATCCGGAACAGGCGCCCGATATCAATATCGGCACGTTCTCCATGGATCGCGAGCGCTGGGCGCATATTCTCGACCCGTTTATCGCCACTGTGGGCAGCCTGCGCTTCCGCGGCCGCTTCATGGATGTGCGCGAGAATGTGGCGTTCGAGGGCCGCGGCGAGCAGACCCGCTTCGTGCACGAGCATTTCCCGCAGACCGGCTGCGCCATTGCCGTGGAATTCAAGAAATTCTTCATGGACGAATGGACCGGCGAGCCGGATCTGGAAGCGCTCGACGCCATGCGTGCCGTCATTGCCTCGGCCGTGCCCATACTCGAAACCGCCTTGCGGGCGGAACGATGA
- a CDS encoding ABC transporter permease, producing the protein MERQTSIETSAASGSLIRCSGDWTSATAQSLERELADLALPGSEAAGIRVDLDGISRLDTVGAWLLTNFRHRLGDARVEFAGGTEQHRRLLDRIADTPLEQVEPPRHPNFLVMPFDQLGRAIIGAGQDIFNANVVQGRIITAFARTMSLQAPLRFPSFVNQFEQIVLRAIPIVALISLVVGAIITQQTILQLRNFGAVILVVDLAAILMFREIGVLLAAIMVAGRSGSAITAEVGAMRMREEFDALQVMGVDPYQALLLPRIVALVVGLPLLAFVGAMSGLVGAAIVARVYGDIPFDTFIGRLQDAMSIKSVVVGMIKAPVMAFLVGLIASIEGLKVEGSSESLGRRTTSSVVKSIFIVIVADGLFAVFFAAIGV; encoded by the coding sequence ATGGAACGGCAGACCAGTATTGAAACCAGCGCTGCGAGTGGATCACTGATCCGCTGTTCCGGGGACTGGACCTCAGCCACCGCTCAATCATTGGAACGTGAACTGGCCGATCTGGCGCTGCCCGGTTCCGAGGCGGCGGGCATTCGCGTCGATCTCGACGGCATCAGCCGGCTCGATACGGTCGGCGCCTGGCTGTTGACCAATTTCCGTCACCGCCTGGGCGATGCCCGGGTCGAATTCGCCGGCGGCACCGAACAGCATCGCCGCCTGCTCGATCGCATTGCCGATACCCCGCTGGAGCAGGTCGAGCCGCCCAGGCATCCCAATTTCCTGGTGATGCCGTTCGACCAGCTCGGCCGGGCCATCATCGGGGCCGGGCAGGATATCTTCAACGCCAATGTCGTGCAGGGCCGCATCATCACTGCCTTTGCCCGCACCATGAGCTTGCAGGCGCCGCTGCGGTTTCCCAGCTTCGTCAATCAGTTCGAGCAGATCGTGCTGCGCGCCATTCCCATCGTGGCGCTGATCTCGCTGGTTGTCGGCGCCATCATCACCCAGCAGACCATCCTGCAATTGCGCAATTTCGGCGCGGTGATCCTGGTGGTCGATCTGGCTGCCATCCTGATGTTCCGCGAAATTGGCGTGCTGCTCGCCGCCATCATGGTGGCCGGTCGTTCGGGATCGGCCATCACGGCTGAAGTCGGCGCCATGCGCATGCGCGAGGAATTCGATGCCCTCCAGGTCATGGGCGTCGATCCCTATCAGGCGCTCCTGCTGCCGCGCATCGTCGCGCTCGTCGTCGGCCTGCCTTTGCTGGCCTTTGTCGGCGCCATGTCGGGCCTGGTCGGGGCGGCCATCGTCGCCAGGGTCTATGGCGATATCCCGTTCGATACCTTTATCGGCCGCCTGCAGGACGCCATGAGTATCAAGAGCGTGGTCGTGGGCATGATCAAGGCGCCAGTCATGGCGTTCCTGGTGGGCCTGATCGCCTCGATCGAAGGCCTCAAGGTTGAAGGGTCTTCGGAATCCCTGGGCCGCCGCACCACCTCGTCGGTGGTCAAGTCGATCTTCATCGTCATCGTCGCCGATGGCCTGTTTGCCGTGTTCTTCGCGGCGATCGGGGTGTAG
- a CDS encoding ABC transporter permease: MFKVLFDLLRYNREFLLGTLLILIILALIACSFFAPYGENDIYVVIPDMPPSAEYWLGTNSRGQEIFWQLSISMRNTLMFGIVVAAISRVIAIVVGLVSGYIGGKTDQIIMAFNDTLGALPNIPILLLLVFVLRDQMTWPVLALTAALLGWTHDSRLIRSVALSLRTREFTRHAAFSGMRTGQILFREHLPYVMPIVFFTTMNNLIWAIGLEVTLSILGFSDINRPTIGGMIYWANAHSAMVAGIWWWIAVPMIFVVILFLGLFLLAMSVNEYIDPRSRLARMGA; encoded by the coding sequence ATGTTCAAAGTCCTGTTCGACCTGCTGCGCTACAATCGCGAGTTCCTCTTGGGAACCCTGCTGATCCTGATCATCCTCGCGTTGATCGCCTGCTCGTTCTTTGCCCCCTATGGCGAAAACGACATCTATGTGGTGATCCCCGACATGCCCCCCTCGGCCGAGTATTGGCTGGGCACCAATTCGCGCGGACAGGAGATTTTCTGGCAGCTCTCCATCTCGATGCGCAACACGCTGATGTTCGGCATCGTCGTCGCGGCCATCAGCCGCGTCATCGCCATCGTGGTGGGCCTGGTCTCCGGTTACATCGGCGGCAAGACCGACCAGATCATCATGGCCTTCAACGACACGTTGGGCGCGCTGCCCAATATCCCCATCCTGCTGCTACTGGTCTTCGTGCTGCGCGACCAGATGACCTGGCCGGTCTTGGCGCTGACGGCCGCGCTGCTGGGCTGGACCCATGACAGCCGCCTGATCCGCTCGGTCGCGCTCTCCCTGCGCACCCGCGAATTCACCCGCCACGCTGCGTTTTCCGGCATGCGCACCGGCCAGATCCTGTTCCGCGAACATCTGCCCTATGTCATGCCCATCGTCTTCTTCACCACCATGAACAACCTCATCTGGGCCATCGGCCTCGAGGTCACGCTGTCCATCCTGGGCTTTTCCGACATCAACCGCCCCACTATTGGCGGCATGATCTATTGGGCCAATGCTCACTCGGCCATGGTCGCCGGCATCTGGTGGTGGATCGCCGTGCCGATGATCTTCGTGGTCATCCTGTTCCTCGGCCTGTTCCTGCTCGCCATGTCCGTCAACGAATATATCGACCCCCGCAGCCGCCTCGCGCGCATGGGAGCCTGA